Proteins encoded within one genomic window of Episyrphus balteatus chromosome 1, idEpiBalt1.1, whole genome shotgun sequence:
- the LOC129920955 gene encoding uncharacterized protein LOC129920955 isoform X1, giving the protein MTRKGVLCYDYLDSIEKLSETELPPIESFRNSLVEEDCNQDDYNHAEKVWSHFKCSNLREYLEHYLITDVLILSDIFEKFRIDSRTIYGLDPCHYYTLPGFSWDAMLKETGVKLELLTDINMYNFFAKGIRGGLTQCSLRHCKANNKYMVGYDSSKPSDYLMYLDANNHGWAMSDYLPHSNFKWVEPPTNLDDIKGWLISNINIGYVLEVDLEYPLEIHDNHNDLPFCPSNISLSGKSDKKLIADLNNKVNYIIHYKTLIQCLDNGLVLKKIHRVMQFEQSQWLKKYIDLNNELRKKATTKFEKDQRKLCNNAVFGKTMENVDKRKDVRIVDSIESKGTHLGSRALIAKPNFHSILEFSETMAAIQLKRIHSVYNKPIYLGFCVLEISKYKMYDFHYAYMKPKFNDNLHLAYMDTDSFIYKIRTDDFYNDIRNDIIDKFDTSDYPPQNRYGIAQLNVKKLGFMKDENNGLIMKEFIGLRAKMYSIDIEDAALIKKAKGVKSSAVKKMSLQNYRDCLLHKQNFYSKMLNFRSKHHTIYTECINKLSLSSSDNKRFICSNNVNTLAWGHFRIELENDI; this is encoded by the coding sequence ATGACTCGTAAGGGTGTTTTATGCTATGATTATTTAGattctatagaaaaattaaGTGAGACGGAGCTTCCTCCAATAGAATCATTTAGAAATTCTTTGGTTGAAGAGGATTGTAACCAAGATGATTATAATCATGCTGAGAAAGTTTGGTCACATTTTAAATGTAGTAATTTAAGAGAATATCTTGAACACTATTTAATTACAGACGTTTTAATTTTATcagacatttttgaaaaatttagaattGATTCTAGAACAATTTATGGTCTAGATCCCTGTCACTATTATACATTGCCAGGTTTTTCGTGGGATGCTATGTTGAAAGAAACAGGTGTTAAGCTTGAACTTTTGACAGACATCAACATGTATAACTTTTTCGCTAAGGGTATAAGAGGAGGTTTAACACAATGTAGCTTGCGACATTGTaaagcaaataataaatatatggTTGGTTATGATTCAAGTAAACCATCTGATTACTTAATGTACTTGGATGCTAATAACCACGGTTGGGCCATGTCTGATTACCTCCCACATTCAAACTTTAAATGGGTTGAACCTCCAACTAATTTAGATGATATTAAAGGCTGgttaatttcaaatataaacATTGGTTATGTTTTAGAAGTGGATCTCGAGTACCCCCTAGAAATACATGATAATCATAATGATCTTCCATTCTGTCCTTCAAACATTTCATTGTCTGGTAAATccgataaaaaattaattgctgATTTGAATAATAAAGTTAATTATATAATTCATTACAAAACATTAATTCAATGCCTTGATAATGGTTTGGTGCTTAAGAAAATTCATAGAGTGATGCAATTTGAACAATCTCAAtggcttaaaaaatatattgatttaaacaaTGAACTAAGAAAAAAAGCCACCACAAAGTTTGAAAAGGATCAGCGTAAACTTTGCAATAATGCTGTATTCGGAAAAACTATGGAAAATGTAGACAAACGAAAAGATGTTCGAATTGTCGATTCTATAGAAAGCAAAGGTACCCATCTCGGTAGTCGCGCTCTTATAGCTAAACCTAATTTTCATAGCATATTAGAATTTTCGGAAACCATGGCTGCTATTCAGTTAAAACGAATTCACAGTGTATATAATAAGCCTATATACTTAGGTTTTTGTGTTTTGGAGATTTCAAAGTATAAAATGTACGACTTTCATTATGCATACATGAAACCTAAATTTAATGACAACCTACATCTGGCCTACATGGATACcgattcatttatttataaaataagaacAGATGATTTCTATAATGATATAAGAAATGATATAATAGATAAATTTGATACTTCAGACTATCCACCCCAAAACCGCTACGGTATTGCCCAGCTCAATGTTAAAAAGTTAGGATTTATGAAGGATGAAAATAATGGTCTAATAATGAAGGAATTTATAGGATTAAGAGCTAAAATGTATAGTATAGACATAGAAGATGCAGCTCTAATAAAAAAGGCTAAGGGTGTTAAATCATCagctgtaaaaaaaatgtctttacaAAATTACAGAGACTGTTTGCTACACAAACAAAACTTCTATAGTAAAATGTTGAACTTTAGATCTAAACATCATACTATATACACTGAAtgtataaacaaattaagtttaaGTTCTTCTGATAACAAAAGATTTATATGTAGCAATAATGTAAATACACTAGCTTGGGGTCATTTTCGAATAGAACTTGAAAATGACATATAA